In the genome of Achromobacter sp. MFA1 R4, the window TGGTTGGTCCGTGGTCGAAAGCGGTTTTCTTCTGCCGCCCGCCCGGTGAACACGGCGGTCGTGGCACGCGCCCGGGCAGGGGCCTCAAATGTAGCAAAATGCGGTCTGGTGCCGCGCGCGCGACACATTCCCCGGATTCATCATGCCCCAATTCGATCTCTATCAAGTAGACGCCTTCTCCGCCGCGCCCTTTGGCGGCAACCCCGCGGCGGTCGTGCCGCTGGATGCCTGGCTGCCCGACGACATCCTGCAGCGCATCGCCGAAGAAAACAATCTGTCCGAAACGGCCTACTTCGTCCGCAACGGCGAGGGGTACGAACTGCGCTGGTTCACGCCCGCGGTCGAGGTCGACCTGTGCGGTCACGCGACGCTCGCATCGGCCTATGTGCTCTTCGAGCAACTGAACGCCGGCCAGGACGTGCTGCGCTTTGCCACGCGCAGCGGCGAGCTGCGCGTGCGCCGCGCGGGCGACCGGCTGGCGATGGACTTTCCGGCCAAACAGCCGCAGGCCGAGGAGATCCCGCCCGGACTGCTGCAGGCGCTGGGCCTGCCGGCTGCGCAAGCTCTGTACCGCACCGACGACTACCTGGTGGTGATCGAGGACGAGGCGCTCATCGCCGGCCTGCAGCCGGACTTCGCGGCGCTGGCGGCCTTCGACGTGCGCGGCGTGGCCGTCACCGCGCCGTCGTCGCGCTTCGACTTCGTGTCGCGCTGGTTCGGCCCGCGCGTGGGCGTGAACGAAGACCCCGTGACCGGCTCCGCGCACACCTCGCTCGCGCCGTACTGGGCGCAGCGGCTGGGCAAGCGCACGCTTACCGCGCAGCAGGGCGGGGCGCGCAAGGGCCAGCTCG includes:
- a CDS encoding PhzF family phenazine biosynthesis protein, with translation MPQFDLYQVDAFSAAPFGGNPAAVVPLDAWLPDDILQRIAEENNLSETAYFVRNGEGYELRWFTPAVEVDLCGHATLASAYVLFEQLNAGQDVLRFATRSGELRVRRAGDRLAMDFPAKQPQAEEIPPGLLQALGLPAAQALYRTDDYLVVIEDEALIAGLQPDFAALAAFDVRGVAVTAPSSRFDFVSRWFGPRVGVNEDPVTGSAHTSLAPYWAQRLGKRTLTAQQGGARKGQLVCEVQDNGRVVISGQAALYLRGTIHL